The genomic DNA TGCGTTTAAAGCCCCAAGACTACAATTAACATATAATAATTAATGGCTCGGTTTGAGGGGGGTCGCAGAATAGCTACCAGAAGATTGCGAGCCACTGCACAGCCCAAGGTTCCCGCGCCAAAGAGCAGGCATTTGGTTTGCGAAATGATCTCCAGATTTAGATCTGGCACCAGGCGCCACTTCATTAGTTTCAAATTGAGGTTAATAGAGTTCTCGGCCAGCCTGTAATTgaaagtataaatataaagagaAATGCTTGAATTTGGCAGCTTACTTGGCCGGATCCATGCTGTCCCTCATGCACACCATTCGCGGgcccattttcccatttttgttCAGTTCCCAGCCAACAAATTTCACATCTTCGGTTTTAGTCAAGTCGCAAGCCTCGCTTTGAACTACATTCCATATCAGACTGTCGTCCATCTGCATTTGTTGATTGTGTCGCAGGCCCAGAAACCTGAGCGTCTTACCAACAAAACATGGACTAAGACACCAgggcatgcaaattaaatttagaatTAGCAATTAAAAGACATTAACACTACTCACAATCGTTGTAGCAGATAGGCGGCATAGTTCCGCATCAGCCAAGCCGGATGCTCGTACTCGCTGGGATCGGCAAAGCCAAAGTAATAGTGTTCCACCTCTTTCTCATCCAGGGAACTCAAGCTGCGAACCTCGACGACTTCATTCTGCCTCCCGTTGGCATACAGTATGAAAAAGTTCTGCGATTCAGGTGCTAGCGACTGTAGGGCTTCTGCATATTTGCTGCTATTCGTCAGATCGCTTAGCCTCGTCACGGCTCCCTGCAGCTTGAGTGTGGGCGTCAGGGGACATGGGAAGGCGAACCAGTAGTAGTAGCTGTGGCACTTGAGGTCCGCAAAGGACAGAACAAAGAAGCGGGTCAGCAGACTGGGATCCCCTGCCACTCGGTCGTTGCACATATCAGACAACAGTTTCTTGCCCTCATCCGACAGCAGCGTCAGCTTGTCCAGGGCCTTGAACTCTTCAATTGTGTTTTTATTGTAGATTGTTCCAACGGCGGCATGGCTGAACTTTGGAGGCTGCCCGTTACTATTGAAGATGGAAACGATGCGGATTGAATATGGATGAGTCATTAGTGGCTAGAAGTCCTACCTATTGAACGATGTGTAATCCGCCTCCAGGAGACATCCCGTGGCCTTTCGGTTTGTGTAGTGGCCAGAAATTGAACGTTGGGCATCCGACAAGCGATCGTAGTCCAACTTAAGTTCCGCCAGCTTGTGCCAGAATGTGGGCGACACAAACGACTCCCAGGGAGCAAATTGTAGAATATCTTCGCTGCCTGAGCTCATTTTGTGGGTGTTTCTGTTCAAATTTGCGGCTGCAAGAAAGTAAACAAAGCAATTTGTTGTCCGATGACATTAACCATCGGGAATTACTATCGATACTCTGGTATTTTTGGTATTCAGTATATTCGCTATTCTGATtggaatttattattattttttgagaaaaaaacaaacaaaaagtttagGACAAGATGGATTTGCAGCAACTGGAGGATGAGGCGCGGCAGGCTGCGCTCAAGGACATACAGAACATGCTGCAGCGTCCGGGGCAGCTGGAGAAAGTGGAGCAATACCGCCACCGGATCGCCCGCAAGAAGGCCTCCGTGGAGGCGTTGCTGAAGACAGGAATGCAAAACCAGCTGGACGGCGTCCGGGTGGGGCTGAAGCAGCTGGAAACGTGCATGCAAGATGTGCGCGAGGTGCGCCGGCGAATGGATGAGGTGGAGAATCTGCTGCAGGGCGTACCCGAGGTGTACGATGCCTTGGAGGTGGTGCGAGAGGAGAACACGAAACACTCGCAGTATGCCACGGCCATGGAGAACCTGAAGCACATCTTCAATGTGGACGCCAGTGTGCAGAAGACCATGGGGCTCATCGACGAAGACAAGCTGCTGAATGCCCACCAGTGCCTGGCCGATCTGGAGAACTCCCGTGACGATCTGCTGTACGAGCTGCACaagcagccgaagcagcaCGCCTCCGACAAGATCACCCTGAAGCGCCACTTCGAGAAGGTGGACACCGTGTCGCAAGCGCTGGAGAAGAAGCTGCGCCTGATCCTCAGCCGCACCCTGAACACAGTGCGCAAGAAGCCAACCGTCATCGTGACCGCTCTCCGCATCATTGAGCGCGAGGAGAAGAACGACCAGTTTGCCTTGCAGCAACAGAAGGTGACGGGCTTCTTGCCGCCCGGTCGCCCGAAGGCGTGGCGCAAGATGATCTTGGACGTGCTGCAGTCGTCCGTCGCAACGCGCATCGAGGGCTccaagctggaggagcgcaCCGACAACAAGATGTGGCTGGTGCGCGACCTGGAGATTCTGCGACAGATCATACTGGAGGACTTGCGCGTTGTAAAGTCGCTGTGCGTGCCCTGCTTTCCACCCCACTACGATATATTCAACGAGTACGTCAAGTTCTACCACGAAGGCCTCTCCAGCTATGTGAGTAATCGAATGTGGATCCACTTGTACTTGTCGCTAGATCTAATTCAATTTCCTTTCAGCTGGACACCATTGTGCGAGCCGGTCTTGAGGGCAACGAGTACGTCTCCATGCTGGCCTGGGTGACCCACACATATCCCGGGGCTGAACTCATGTCGCATCCGGACCTCAATGTGGATGTGCACAAGTTGATTGGAACGCTGCTGCGGCCCGAGCATCTGAAGGCGCTGGAGGATGAGTATCTGCAGAATATGCAGCGCAATTACCAGGAGTGGATGACCAAGGCAGCCGAGACGGAGAAGGTGGAGTGGTTCTCCGAGACGGTGCCGGACCAGGACGAGCACTACTACCACACCTCGGCGCCGGTGATCATCTTCCAGATGATCGACCAGCATCTGCAGGTGACAAACACCATACACCAGGAGCTGACGTTCAAGGCGCTCGTAATGAGCATACAGCAGGTGGAGATCTTCGGCCAGACCTACCTGAAGAACGTCATCGAGCTGAAGGAGCACCACTTCCGCAACCGGGATCAGATCAAGTACTTCACGCACTACATCATCACCATTGTGAACAATAGCCAGCAGATGGTGGAGCTGGCGCAGCAGATGAAGCAGCTTTACTGGCCCAAGTCACGCACCGAGCACTACGAGGACTTTGAGCGCCTGCTGGCCACCTTCCAGCGCATCCGAGCGCACGCCGCCAGCTATCTGCTGGAGGAGGCCTTCCTCGACATGGAGTGCCACTTCCACGACCTGTTCACCGTCAAgtggctggccagcagcatgtCTGTGGACACCATATGCGTGACCCTGGACGACTACTTCCAGGACTACAACCATCTGCGGCCCAACAACTTCGAGATGGTGATCAACGAAGCCCAGAAGCTGCTGGCAAAGCGCTACATCCGCGCCTTGCTGTCCAAGCGGCTATCAAAGCCACGCGTCGAGTGCGACGCCATCACCCGCAAGATCAAGCAGGAGGCCAAGCGCTTCAAGCTCTTCTTCGAGAAGATTGCCCCAAAGATTTCGCTCAGCGACTCGCCGCTTGATCTCATCACCACGCTCTCGGGGCTGCTCATCTCGGACATTGAGTTGCTGGTCCTCGATCTGCACACCCTGCTGGGCAGCTATCCGTCCCTCACAGAGGACCATCTCGTCCGGCTCTTCTACATACGCAACGACGTGAAAGCGGCCGAGGTGCGCGAAAAGGTGCAGGACGCCATGAAGTCCAAGAAGGCAATGGTGAGCATTGCCAAGCAGGACTGCATATTCAAGGAGATTGTGTTCAATGACAAATTGTGGTAGAC from Drosophila subobscura isolate 14011-0131.10 chromosome E, UCBerk_Dsub_1.0, whole genome shotgun sequence includes the following:
- the LOC117890591 gene encoding ubiquitin-like modifier-activating enzyme ATG7, whose amino-acid sequence is MSSGSEDILQFAPWESFVSPTFWHKLAELKLDYDRLSDAQRSISGHYTNRKATGCLLEADYTSFNSNGQPPKFSHAAVGTIYNKNTIEEFKALDKLTLLSDEGKKLLSDMCNDRVAGDPSLLTRFFVLSFADLKCHSYYYWFAFPCPLTPTLKLQGAVTRLSDLTNSSKYAEALQSLAPESQNFFILYANGRQNEVVEVRSLSSLDEKEVEHYYFGFADPSEYEHPAWLMRNYAAYLLQRFPCFVGKTLRFLGLRHNQQMQMDDSLIWNVVQSEACDLTKTEDVKFVGWELNKNGKMGPRMVCMRDSMDPAKLAENSINLNLKLMKWRLVPDLNLEIISQTKCLLFGAGTLGCAVARNLLSWGFKRITLMDSGKVGFSNPVRQNLYTHADAVAGNRMKATTAAQRLRDINPSAETVGHVLEIPMPGHTIGESLRAQTEQSLQLIEQQVQAHDVIFLLTDSRESRWLPTLLGAAYQKIVINAALGFDSYLVMRHGSTRDMAGDSGREIEGLKCISGNQLGCYFCNDVTAPGNSLKDRTLDQQCTVTRPGVSNIAASYAVELLVALLQHPQRELAPAYYTQTGRLQISADAGKVPEGLLGILPHSVRGMLCNYENILPATQKFAQCIACSAPVLSAFRNEGHAFLFRTFETAKYLEDLTGISEFKRLNSEIIDFDDAEFDMSEDDED
- the LOC117890235 gene encoding exocyst complex component 3 is translated as MDLQQLEDEARQAALKDIQNMLQRPGQLEKVEQYRHRIARKKASVEALLKTGMQNQLDGVRVGLKQLETCMQDVREVRRRMDEVENLLQGVPEVYDALEVVREENTKHSQYATAMENLKHIFNVDASVQKTMGLIDEDKLLNAHQCLADLENSRDDLLYELHKQPKQHASDKITLKRHFEKVDTVSQALEKKLRLILSRTLNTVRKKPTVIVTALRIIEREEKNDQFALQQQKVTGFLPPGRPKAWRKMILDVLQSSVATRIEGSKLEERTDNKMWLVRDLEILRQIILEDLRVVKSLCVPCFPPHYDIFNEYVKFYHEGLSSYLDTIVRAGLEGNEYVSMLAWVTHTYPGAELMSHPDLNVDVHKLIGTLLRPEHLKALEDEYLQNMQRNYQEWMTKAAETEKVEWFSETVPDQDEHYYHTSAPVIIFQMIDQHLQVTNTIHQELTFKALVMSIQQVEIFGQTYLKNVIELKEHHFRNRDQIKYFTHYIITIVNNSQQMVELAQQMKQLYWPKSRTEHYEDFERLLATFQRIRAHAASYLLEEAFLDMECHFHDLFTVKWLASSMSVDTICVTLDDYFQDYNHLRPNNFEMVINEAQKLLAKRYIRALLSKRLSKPRVECDAITRKIKQEAKRFKLFFEKIAPKISLSDSPLDLITTLSGLLISDIELLVLDLHTLLGSYPSLTEDHLVRLFYIRNDVKAAEVREKVQDAMKSKKAMVSIAKQDCIFKEIVFNDKLW